The Gambusia affinis linkage group LG05, SWU_Gaff_1.0, whole genome shotgun sequence region GGATTTGGTGACTTaggacaaaatacaaaaaattatttaacatccCTGTTTTTCCTAagataatcaataaattaataattaaaaaaaaggattttcgCAGAATATGCACAACtcactttttaaatgtcttaaatatgATAAACAATCTGTTTCCTGTTCAGATGTTggttaatttaaagttttgtttggatttgaaGCAAGTTGTTGTATTGGAGCTCTGAAGTCAAAAAGATCATATTTATGGTGTCAAAGCTATAaagtttaatcaaaaacatgatGGAGCAGTATCTTTCATAGTGAGGGATCAACTATTTTgtcaaataattacaaaagtGCACAGTTCTTTACTTGCTCGATCAATTTCATGAGccattttatataaatgtaaattaatttgtttttttacctgtctagtcctgtatgtaaacttccataaaaataaaaatctttgcagTTATTGTGAGGTACCACTAGATTTTGTTAGCATGACTTACGATTTGttgttacaattttatttacGATTTAAAGGATGGCTCTAGGGTTCTTTGAGATAACATTAAGGCTACCAATATGAGCCACTCTGCTTTACGCAACTAAACTTTTTATAGCAATAATAGAGTAAGTAATAATAATGGCCTTGAAAGTGAAGTGCATATCTTAATTAAAAAGCAGACATCACCGTTACACAGTAGTTAATGAAACTGGCATTATTATTCAAGTGTAATatattgaaattaatttaaaaatgcagctgtAACAGGAGGGTTCCAATGCCTGAGCTATAACATTAACAGCCTGCTATACTGTGAATAACAGATGGCCTGCAGAGATTAAACACCTGACCTCCTCGTGGCCCAGATAAATATATAGAGATGCGTATGATGCCTTCATGCAAACTGTTAAACGTCAAACCTGTGAATCTGGCTCCTGTTTTCGGTTTGAGTTGGCTGCTCAGCAGCTGAACATGTGTCAAAAGTACAGAAAGTCAAAAagattgaaatatttgaaaagtgaTTGTTCTCTtagatgttattttattttcaagtaaagcatgctcacatttattttgcagcaaGGGTGTCCtaattcattaatttaattCCAAATACAAAAAACGTCACTGTCTCTGTGGAAACACAGCAGCCTGAGGTCAGATTAACAGGGAAAAAGGCCATTTGGCCCCGCCTGAACTAGGCTGGTGTTAAGACTTTAAAGTAGATCATTGTCTGAGGATATAAAAACCAGCTCAACCATAAAGTCTGTCAGAGACATACTGACCTGCACACTGCACTGGGTATTTAGCTGAAGAGAATCACATTTCAAAAGGATTAATATCCCATCTACCTGCTCTGAAGCAGCCACCATGGTGCTGGAGGAGAACGATGACTCTGTCTTTGAGCCTCAAATCACCGTGagtatgacaataaaaacacattagtgACATAGATCCATGTTATTTGATTTTCTCTTAGTTTGCATTGgtctattttctctctttttggtGGTGTGGTTGGcttatttacaaagaaatcatAGTATATAAGTACTAGGATTATGCACATTAATGTTGGCAACTTTggtaaaagtaaaagcaaaaataaaccacagaCTTAACAAAGCAAGGTATTCtctttaatgtaattttactCCAGAGCAATCTGCATTTGTCCATTGGCCAAAGTGAACAGCATGTTTGATGGAATGTACTCTAAAGCAGTGTGACCTGATTATATCTATGTAATTGTTGTATTAGGAAGAGCATGTGGAGACTCAGTATGGGGACCTCCACTGCATCTTGACAGGAACTCCAAAAGCGAACCAACCCGTCATCCTGACCTTTCATGATGTTGGACTGAACCGTAAGCTGCAGCCCAGAGTTTACCTTTAAGGATCTGTACTGAAATTAAATAAGTTCATCAAAATGTTGTAGCTGCAGAAGAATCAGTTTCCAATAGAATTACACAGAAAGCCACATTTCTTAAGGTTTATTTCCACCTGAAGAAGTTaatttgaagctttttatttgaccccaccaacatttttttttctatattgtcATGCTTCCTCTATATGCCAAATGATTCCTATGCTTTGGTTGAAAGAGGCATCAATGTGAGTAATTAACATAAGAATGTATGtacatgtgtattttttttatttttatttccagataaATCTTGTTTTGAGACTCTGTTCAACCATGAAGACATGCATGAAATTGTTCGTCATTTACCTGTTTGTCACATTGAAGCTCCTGGACAACATGAGGAAGCCAAGACTCTGCCCACTGCGtgagtagacttttttttaagactCAGATTGAACTTTGTAGTTGAACAGTTATTCAACCGTAGTTTATAACTGCTTTTAAATCGGAGATTTGATCCTTCAGGTTCACCTACCCCACCATGGACGAGCTCTCTGAGGCTCTTCCCTCTGTCCTCAATCACTTTGAGTAAGACAAATTCATCTATGGACATCAAAACTAAACACTTTCAGTAGTATCCTTCTAGATATTGAGCCATTAAGCTAATTTTTCTGTGCTTTGCAGGATGAATAGTATAATTGGTGTGGGAGTTGGAGCTGGAGCTTACATCCTGGCCAGATTTGCAGTAAGTCTGAATCTTTTCAGATACAATCAACTCTTGAGAAGATGCTCCTGCACacaatattttgaaatgaataacCTATTCTTGCTTTTTTAACTATTTCTGTTTATATGGGAATCGACAGACAATTAAATATACATCAgaatttataaattaaagttCTAGATTAAGCCATATTAGTCAAATTCATATCGTACATGAGGATTTGGTGTAAAAGTAATTTCTCTGTCTGTGCCATGAACACCATCCTAATTTTTAACAGAAGAGAAATGTCATGCCAATGGATATCCTGACTGTGCAACTGAACAGCTggcaaatgttttcttctttgtttagCTGAATCACCCTGATTTAGTGGATGGATTGGTTCTGATCAACATTAACCCCAATGCAGAGAGCCTAATGGATACTGTTGCAAACAAGGTATAGATGTATCTTTGAATGTTCTCCATATATTCAGACGCTGTTATATGTAAAGATGAGGTATTTACTCAGCAGCTAAATAAAGTACAAGCTTGTGATTGCATTTTGAAAGTTAATTATAGACTGTTTTATCGCCTTTCATATTCATAAAGATTATTATGTAACACAGAGTATGTTTCACCTAACTCACAGTTTTGATTCCCCATTCTATCTTTAAACCTCCACATCCAAAGCCCATCATTATGACTGGATCcttaaatggttaaaaatgtaaaagcaatGCAGTCTTAGTTTACTTTTAATCCAGCTTAATTCCTTTGTGGTTAATATAATAAACCAGCAATATGCTGAACATGCTCTATGCGGCTGCTGAGGGCCTCCTGCTGGAATCAGGTCCACCAACAAGAACTGAAGTCTTGAAGAAAATgttgacaaatatttacattatatgCATGCTCATAGGAAGCTTTATAActtcaaatgtttgttgaaaattACTATAAATTGCAGCTCATTTACCAGTTAGTTTCACAAGTTGGAAGTAGCAATGACAAGTTTGtcataacatttttttgaaatttataTGCAATTTTTTGAAGGTACTGTGAGGACTTAAATTTATCGGGAATGTGAAAACTTTGTATAATATTTAGGGGAGTTTGAAAGGGTTTTTAAAGCTTGctgtcttttattaaaatactaaatacatTAATTTCTGCCCTAATTGACCAATTAAGCATATTTTTACTACTGATGTATCTCTTTAATGGAAATTATCTTGAATAAAGATTTTCTGAGTTATCTGAGCTCAAAAGAACCTTATAGAATTCCtatggaaattaaataaagcaaaacttgatgcaagtgtttgtgttttactaTAGATCACTGATTGGACCCTCACGCTCCCAGACAGACTTATCACTCATTTGTTTGGAAAGGTAAGTTATCTGGAACAACAGAATCTTGGCTTCTCATATGTTTATGataaaaaatcagaacaaatcTGTAACATGCATAATGCATCTGCACGAATTACTATAGGATGAGATCCACACAAATCAAGACCTTGTGTCAACATATCGTCACTACATCACAACAACAATGAACCAATCCAACGTGAGTCAGTTTCTACGTTCTTACAACAATCGTAACGCTCTGGAGGTAGAGAGGCCTGTACCTGGAGGGAATGTCAATGTCAAGACTCTCATGTGAGTAAAACAATAGATCTGAAAAGCAGATAAATCACTGGCAGCAAGCTCACCTCATAACAATTAACTCCTTCTGCCTCTGCGGATCATACAGGTGTTCATCCCTGTTGGTTGTTGGGGATAGTTCTCCAGTTGTGGAAGCTGTGGTTGACTGCAACTCTAAACTGAACCCCACAAAGACCACACTGCTCAAGGTAAATAAATCCTGGATTGGATAATGACAAGAGTAGAGCTGTTTTTGATGcatatttattgtatattaCCAGACAAAATACTATCATGTTGGGGCCAAGACTTGTCTTCTGCCCCCTACCCCAACGTACTAGTTTGAAAGCATTGTTGTGAGCACTTATGCCACACCAAAGGCTGTGCAGCCCTGTGCAATGAACTGTTTGAATCactgttgacattttatttattaataaaatatttatcatttatcctCTCCAGCTGCTAAATCTTTTATGACACAAATTTGTGCTAGAAAGCAATAATTGCGCTGCTCTGTCTTTCTTCTAGATGGCAGACTGCGGAGGACTTCCTCAAGTTGTTCAGGTATGACAGTAAGTCATATACTCTTCTCCGTTTTGGTCAAGAAAAAGTtgactatattttatttttctctcaacaGCCAGCCAAAGTGATTGAAGCtcttaaatatttcatccaAGGAATGGGATACTGtaagttattaaatatttgtacGCTATGCACTCATTAGCCACGTTATTTGAGAGACCTTGCTAATATTGGATTGGACAACTGTCTTAATTCGTTGTGAGATAGATTCATATCTTGGTTGTTAAGAGTGGCTATTTGTACTTCTGTTACCTTTCTTTTACTGTTATATCTGTCTGCCCATTCTCTTCTGACCACTGATTTCAACAAGACCTAATAAACttctatttttgttctttttattcaaGGTTATTTTAACTTCTCCTTCAGTgattacttgtttatttttaagaaaatgctgaaatattttttcttgattCATTTGTGTATTCAGAGAATTCATTTTCTAATGTTCATTCATTTCTAATTACACatataaaaccaaaactattagtataaaaaaatatatatcaaataataaaaaaagatcataGATTTTGTTAGTGCACAgtaataaaaacttatttatcttttttttgcCAGTGTCCAGCGCCAGCATGACCAGACTTCGCTCAAGGACAACCTCCAGCTGCAGCAATATATCAGTCGATGGCTCTCGAGGCCGCGCACACACCAATGAGCGTAGACGAACACATTCACATGGCACCGAGGAGAGGCGCGGGCGTGCACACACTGATGTCTCCAT contains the following coding sequences:
- the LOC122830814 gene encoding protein NDRG1-like isoform X1: MVLEENDDSVFEPQITEEHVETQYGDLHCILTGTPKANQPVILTFHDVGLNHKSCFETLFNHEDMHEIVRHLPVCHIEAPGQHEEAKTLPTAFTYPTMDELSEALPSVLNHFEMNSIIGVGVGAGAYILARFALNHPDLVDGLVLININPNAESLMDTVANKITDWTLTLPDRLITHLFGKDEIHTNQDLVSTYRHYITTTMNQSNVSQFLRSYNNRNALEVERPVPGGNVNVKTLMCSSLLVVGDSSPVVEAVVDCNSKLNPTKTTLLKMADCGGLPQVVQPAKVIEALKYFIQGMGYLSSASMTRLRSRTTSSCSNISVDGSRGRAHTNERRRTHSHGTEERRGRAHTDVSMESISTVSQNVSNTAELAC
- the LOC122830814 gene encoding protein NDRG1-like isoform X2, coding for MVLEENDDSVFEPQITEEHVETQYGDLHCILTGTPKANQPVILTFHDVGLNPPGQHEEAKTLPTAFTYPTMDELSEALPSVLNHFEMNSIIGVGVGAGAYILARFALNHPDLVDGLVLININPNAESLMDTVANKITDWTLTLPDRLITHLFGKDEIHTNQDLVSTYRHYITTTMNQSNVSQFLRSYNNRNALEVERPVPGGNVNVKTLMCSSLLVVGDSSPVVEAVVDCNSKLNPTKTTLLKMADCGGLPQVVQPAKVIEALKYFIQGMGYLSSASMTRLRSRTTSSCSNISVDGSRGRAHTNERRRTHSHGTEERRGRAHTDVSMESISTVSQNVSNTAELAC